Proteins co-encoded in one Culex pipiens pallens isolate TS unplaced genomic scaffold, TS_CPP_V2 Cpp_Un0147, whole genome shotgun sequence genomic window:
- the LOC120427723 gene encoding uncharacterized protein LOC120427723, whose product MNPAGQPRSVKRLANKRRQIKMKIGLLHSRMTTEGNQLPSIPEIRVFAKNITAYYSELDQVLRDVEESDLFADERDAHDLECAEIEGLLQGANLKIVAFSSALPSQPVQATVPQQCQHQPPVSTGKLETDDPPVADANSMPDRSHQPEKPPAMHHGIEPPAEPEVVRHKASARVRGDVTVSGDLGVTLTLRSEERKHGDLDVGWCQPVELGSLLPAEQEREDAESGSTQAVPRPEIAGLVDEDPHITPNQVVKGEEVRSLHSAEADELNVEDRSIPSSTVPVCTATTIQGDSAKKPSNEMLTYNSRTKLYNASVTRSDRERVANHGKAVSNSTNTKARLVWDPGV is encoded by the coding sequence ATGAACCCAGCCGGACAACCGAGATCGGTGAAGCGCTTGGCCAACAAGCGACGCCAGATCAAGATGAAGATCGGGCTCCTTCATTCCAGAATGACCACCGAAGGAAACCAACTGCCATCCATCCCGGAGATCAGGGTGTTCGCGAAGAACATTACGGCCTACTACAGTGAGTTGGATCAAGTGCTGCGAGATGTTGAGGAGAGTGATCTTTTTGCCGATGAACGAGACGCCCACGATTTGGAATGCGCAGAGATTGAGGGGCTACTCCAAGGAGCCAACCTCAAGATCGTAGCCTTCAGTAGCGCACTGCCTTCCCAACCCGTTCAGGCCACTGTTCCTCAGCAGTGCCAGCACCAACCACCAGTGAGTACCGGAAAACTTGAAACAGACGATCCACCTGTAGCAGATGCCAACAGCATGCCAGACAGATCCCACCAACCGGAGAAACCCCCTGCAATGCATCACGGGATAGAACCACCCGCCGAACCTGAAGTGGTTCGACACAAAGCCTCGGCAAGAGTTCGAGGTGACGTCACCGTGTCCGGCGATTTGGGCGTAACTCTTACGCTGCGGTCAGAAGAGCGGAAACACGGCGACCTCGACGTTGGCTGGTGTCAGCCAGTGGAACTTGGTTCACTGCTACCAGCCGAGCAAGAACGAGAAGACGCTGAGTCCGGATCGACACAAGCTGTTCCAAGGCCGGAGATAGCTGGACTGGTCGACGAAGATCCCCACATCACACCAAACCAGGTAGTGAAGGGCGAGGAAGTACGCTCGCTGCATTCAGCCGAAGCCGACGAATTGAACGTCGAGGACCGATCAATCCCAAGCAGCACAGTGCCAGTCTGCACTGCCACAACCATCCAAGGGGACTCAGCAAAGAAGCCAAGCAATGAGATGTTGACGTACAACAGCAGAACCAAGCTGTACAACGCTAGCGTCACACGATCCGACCGTGAACGTGTAGCCAACCACGGAAAGGCTGTCTCCAATAGCACCAACACCAAGGCCCGCTTGGTTTGGGACCCAGGTGTGTAG